TAATCCGGAAATTGAAGTGAATGGCGATCAGGCTTCAGGGCGCTGGGCACTGTATTTCTTTACGATCGACGGGCGTACAGGTGCGAGTCAGCAGCTTGGAGGGTTTTATCAGGATCGCTACAGGCTGATTGAAGGGCAGTGGTTTATTGTGGAAACGAAGTTTTTGCCGCATTCGGTGAAGCATATGCCAGCGCCTGTTGAACAGCAGCAGGAACTCTTCGAATAACGGATCGAGGGCAAAGACTGCCCGCTTCTGTTAAAGCGACAATCATTCAGCCGATACTTCTTCAGGCATTATTTGCAAACGATTCCACACAGGAGGTGGATTGAATGAAGAAGGTAATCGGTGTAGCAGCACTTGTTTTCGGTATGGCTTCAGGTATGGCGGTGGCCAAGGATGGTCCTAACCCGTGTCGCTGGGAGCATGATCCGCAGCCTGCTTACTGCAAGGTCAAGCGTGATGTGAAAAAGAACAATGTTGTCCCTGTTAAGCGTGAGCATGCAGCTAAGCGCCGTATGGGTGGTGACCGCTGATCGTTATCAGTAAAAGGCAGAGACCTGTCAGGGTGTCTGCCGTCAAACGATTTTTAGCCGTGAGTCAGTGTTAACGTAGCAAAGGCCAGAAACAGGCAGGCACTGAAACGGTGAACCCACTGCATGGGCAGTTTGTCAGCAGAGAGTTTTCCCATCATCACCACAGGCACATTTGCCAGCATCATTCCCACGGTTGTTCCGATAATAACGGCCCAGTAATTGTCATACATGGCAGCCAGCAGTACGGTAGCTACCTGGGTTTTGTCGCCAATTTCCGCCAGAAAAAACAGAATAAACGTAGCCGTAAACGGGCCGTAACGATAAAAGCGGCTTTCTTCTTTTTCGACTTTATCCGGTATTAACATCCAGATGGCGACCACAGCAAAGGAGGCAGCCAGAAGGTATCGCCCTGTGTCTCCGGTTATCCACTCGGCAATCCATTGCCCAACCCAGGCCGCGGCTGCATGATTCAGAGTGGTTGCAGCGAGTATTCCCAGACAGATGACCAGCGGTTTGCGGAAACGTGTTGCCAGTATAAAGGCAAGCAGTTGGGTTTTGTCGCCTATTTCGGCGATAGCAATGGCAAAGGTTGAAGACAAAAAGGCTTCCATAAGGAACGTGATACCTGCTTAAAAATAGGCGGTCAGGAGCATGATACCAATTCCATCTTCTAAACATGAATTGGTATGACTCCGCTGATAAGGCTGAAGTGTACAGGCTGGTGACTGAGGGGGGAATCTGAAAAAGCCCCATATTTAAGGGGCTTTTTCAATCAGGCTGGAAGTTGAATGATCAGAAGAACAAGTGTGCCATGGCTGCAATGACGGGCAGGGTGACCAGAGTTCTCAGGATAAAGATGATAAACAACTCACCCAGAGTCACGGGTACTTTGCTGCCCAGCAGCAGGGCTCCGACTTCAGACAGGTAGATCAGCTGGGTCAGAGACAGCGCAGCGATAACAAAACGGGTCATTTCTGTTTCAATGGATGCTGCCAGAATGGAAGGCACAAACATATCTGCAAAACCGACCACCATGGTTCTGGAAGCCAGCTCGGCCTCGGGGATCTGCAGCAGTTCCAGCAGTGGAATAAAAGGCATACCCAGATAGTTAAAGACCGGCGTGTATTCGGCAATGATCAGGGCAACGGTACCAATCGCCATAACAACCGGGAGTACGCCAAACACCATATCGATGGCATTTTTCATGCCTTCACTGAATACTTTGGCCGGATGGTTCTCGGTCGCGGTGGCTTTCTTGATGGCATTCTCAACACCCCAGCTGATCGCGCCCTGTCCTGCCGGAATTTGTTCGTCATCGACTTTGAGGGGCTCGCCCGAGAGGTACTGGTCTTTTTTGTTGGACAGCGGTGGCAGTTTCGGAACAATAATCGCTGCTACAACACCGGCCAGACACACTGTCAGATAAAAAGCACCAAACATATGTTCCAGACCGACCTGAGCAATCACGACCAGTGAGAAAGTGATCGAAACCATGGAGAACGTTGTACCAATAACAGCGGCTTCTCTCTGGGTGTAATGGCTGGTTTCATACTGTTTGCTGGTCATGAGTACGCCTACGCTGCCATCGCCGAGCCAGGAGGCAATACAGTTGATGGCTGCTCTGCCGGGCAGACCAAATACAGGTCTCATGACTTTGGTCAACAGGGTGCCCAGCAGTTCAAGCAGGCCGAAGTTCATCAGCAGCGGCAACAGTAATCCGGCAAACAGAAAGACCGAGAACAGTGTCGGCAACAGGTCAAACAGAACCATACCGCCCGTATCGGCAGACCAGATCGGAGCCGGCCCCATTTCGAACAGGCTCAGGATAGCAAACACCATACCCAGAACACGGGCCGCGCACCAGGCCGGGCTGACATCAAACAGGCCGGTAAGGAATTCAGAACGGTTTATAAAGGCTGGTTTGAAACACTTGGTCGCCAGTGTTGCCAGCGCGGTAAAGATAATAATCAGGGTTATCAGGGGCGCAATGGCTTCGTCAATGCTGCTTTTCAACGCTGAAGCCAACAGGGCTACAGGAATGGTGAACTGCTCACCAACGCTGACAGGTGTGATGAATAATAAGATACCCAACAGTGAAGGAATAACAAATGCCATCCACTGTGCCAGTCCATACGACGGTCTGTTGTTGGTGCTTAAGGCTGTAAACTGCTTCATAACGAGCCTCCATTCCCCGGTCACTTCGATTTGATGAAGGATTCACACCTTCACTGCCATTAAGATCCGATCCATTTCGGATGCTTTTCTGATCATGTGGGACGATTATGCAATAAAGTTAGAATTATATGCAA
Above is a window of Endozoicomonas montiporae CL-33 DNA encoding:
- a CDS encoding TMEM165/GDT1 family protein; the protein is MEAFLSSTFAIAIAEIGDKTQLLAFILATRFRKPLVICLGILAATTLNHAAAAWVGQWIAEWITGDTGRYLLAASFAVVAIWMLIPDKVEKEESRFYRYGPFTATFILFFLAEIGDKTQVATVLLAAMYDNYWAVIIGTTVGMMLANVPVVMMGKLSADKLPMQWVHRFSACLFLAFATLTLTHG
- a CDS encoding YjiH family protein, whose amino-acid sequence is MKQFTALSTNNRPSYGLAQWMAFVIPSLLGILLFITPVSVGEQFTIPVALLASALKSSIDEAIAPLITLIIIFTALATLATKCFKPAFINRSEFLTGLFDVSPAWCAARVLGMVFAILSLFEMGPAPIWSADTGGMVLFDLLPTLFSVFLFAGLLLPLLMNFGLLELLGTLLTKVMRPVFGLPGRAAINCIASWLGDGSVGVLMTSKQYETSHYTQREAAVIGTTFSMVSITFSLVVIAQVGLEHMFGAFYLTVCLAGVVAAIIVPKLPPLSNKKDQYLSGEPLKVDDEQIPAGQGAISWGVENAIKKATATENHPAKVFSEGMKNAIDMVFGVLPVVMAIGTVALIIAEYTPVFNYLGMPFIPLLELLQIPEAELASRTMVVGFADMFVPSILAASIETEMTRFVIAALSLTQLIYLSEVGALLLGSKVPVTLGELFIIFILRTLVTLPVIAAMAHLFF